The segment ACCCAAAAACCATGTATTGTAAAAGAATGCTAGGAATAGTGCAATACCTGCATGTACCAAGAGTACACGAGTCATGTATTGATCCGCCTTTTTACGGTAGGGAGCCAATACCTTTGCAATTTGTTTTTTGTTTAATAAGTGAGAATTACTCATGATATCAAGTTAAAGGTTTAGTGTCCAAATGTTAAAATCTTCGTTGGGCAAGCCACAGCCATAAGATACAGTAGACAAAAGTCCAAAATCTGGCGCCTGACGATGCTGAATGAGTGAATCCATGGCCATTTGCGCAAAATTGCTACCTGGATCTGTGCAGTATCTGGCTTTGTTGTAGTTGCCACGATAATAAAGTTTTTGGTCTGCTGTCACAATCACCGCCTGAGGGGTAGAATACACGCCAAACTCATGTGCCAGCCTCATGTCTTGGTCTATGGTGAGCACCTGATCTTTGTCAAAGTAGTCTAGAGCTTCTTGATAATCACTCCCCTCTGGTAGGACAACTATAAAGTCTACTTGGGATTCGTAATTGCGACGGAGTATATTGAAATACTTGACGTTAAAGCGGGAACACGGACAGGTTGGTTTGAAAAAATGATAGAATCTTGGTTTGTGCTGAGGAGTCAGACTGCTGTCATTGATGGATAATACTTCATTGACGGGCACAATTTTGTAGTCGGCAGGAATGGGAGTAGGCAAGATGTATTGCAACTCTTGTTGCCAAAACAAGAAGCCGATAGAAGCAAAAACAAATAGTATTAAAAATGTGGCAAGTATTTTTCTGAGCATAATTCACTAAATGCAATGAATGATAGATGGAGCTACTACAATACAGAAGGGAATGGGCAAATCTAAATGATTTATTAACACTTGAATGTTAATAAATCATGAATATTCACTTCTTGAGGCTGTTTTTTGGCAGATAGCTATGGTATCATCAGGTTGTTTTTAATTGGTCTGGAGAGTCTAGGATGAAAACATAAAAGGAACCCCTTAGAGGATTCCTTTTATCTTACCAACGTAAATATAGGAGCTTTAACGATTATTACTTTTTGAATAAATGACAAGTGCTGCACTGATGATGATAAAATTCTTCATGATGTACTGCCCTACCAGAGTGAATCCGAATGGAGGATATACAAAAATTTGTTCTGGAAAAATGATCATGGGAGAAAGTGTCCCTCCCATGTGTACAAGCAATAGATATAAGACATACTTAGATCTAAACCTTAGAATCAGAGATAGTCCGATCAGTACTTCCCAAGTAGCTAATCCTTTGATGAGCCAGCCTGTGTTGACTAGATGAAAAGTCATAATCTCCATGGTATCAGCTGCTAGCACTTCTGCAGGACTGCTGCTAGGAAAGAATTTTAAGATCCCAAACCAGAGATAAGTCAATCCAATGGATAATTCTAGCAGTACAAGGCTGTAGCGATCCACTAATTGATGAAAGCGGAAGTCTATTCGGTCTGATATTTCTTTGACACTCATTTTTCCGTTCTTGAATCTAATAATCCAAACATAGGTTTTCAAATTCCTGCTTGTGATTCATCTATATTGGCATACTCACCGATAAGTTTTTGATACTTTTTCCAGATGTCTTGTGCGATGTTTCGTCCTAGGTTCAATCCTTCTATATTGTCTGCTTGGATATGGTAGCCTCCCATTACTCTTGAAATACCAGCCATTTCACCTGCTTTGGTGAAAGTGGGAAAGTGTAGCGTCACCGTATCTCCCAAATTTTCTGGCTCGGTCATGATACCAGGGACTAGCTTGACTGATGATCCAAATTCATCCTTGCCAGTGAATAGGCGCAAAGCCTCGGCGCATCCGCCGCTGATCGTACTGTGTCCTGAGACATAGCTCGGAAAGGGAGGGCAAAGAAATGAATCGGGAGAGTAAGGTCTCCAATCTTGACCTTTCATCTCTGTCATCCCTATTCCAGGACCTCCCCATGCTTTGATGACTTGATCTTGGTAGTAGTCATGCACAAGAGCAAAGGGTCTAGCAAAATCGTAGTGCATTTTTGCATCCCAGCAGGCAATGAAACCATCCATGGCAACAGATTCTACATAGAAGTACATTTTGACATCATCGTCCAGTGTATGGTGGTCACGGACCGATACTTGTTGAGCAAAGAGAAGCCAGTGACCTGCTTGTTGTACAGATTTAGGTCCGTCTCTCATGAACTCTACCAACGCTCTATGCTCGTCGGTTAGGTTCGCTTGTAGATCAATGACTTCTTTGACTTCCGCGGCAAGTTGCTCTGAACCTATCGCTGGAGGAGGACCTGGACGGTATTGACTAGATGAATCCAACATCAATGGCTTGACCAATTGCCAGTAAGGAGTCAGACAGCTCGGGGCAAATTGCTTGCCTTCGCTGTCTTTGAAATATTTTGGCTGCCATCTGATCAAATCTACATTTTCGTCTACGCTGTTGACTGGGCTGTACTGTGTATAGTCCCAGTACGGTTTGCCATCTGCTGACAGTTCGCCGTATTGATTCGATCCATCATTTCTTCTTGCATCGATGACCGCTTTGGCTGCTAGATTGCCTATGCCTTCGGGAGTAGTAGGATCCATTGAGACATTGTATGGGTCAAGTCCCATAGAGATCATAAACTCACGATACATGGTAGAGTCTGAGTAGTAATATTCTGACAAGGCTCTATAGGCTGCATAGCTGATGGCTATTTCTTTGTTTTTAGTGGTTAATTCTTCCAGAGGCCTTCTTTCTACTCCTGTCAAATACACTGGCGTAGCTTTTTCGTCGTAGCGTGTCCATGCGTCGAAGATGGAGGTGAAAATCAAACCTAAAAAGCGGCTGGTGATAGTGGGCCTTGGTTTGAACATATCTGTGTCATTGGCAGTAGCTTCCAAAGCGATTTTTCCCCACTTGTAGGCAATATTATCTTGTCCCATGGGGACGTAAGCTTCTTCTTTTTGGTCTGAGGTACAGGAAGTCAGCAGGATAGCGATGATGATCGCAGTGTGTAATAGTCTATTCATATTGCTTGTTTTTGAAAGAATGATAATCTCTTTCTCAGTATCAATACTACCACTTAATACCATGCACTTGACAGGAAAAGGATGAAGTACGGATTTGGATGGATGAAATGGTGGAATTAAATGATGAAAAACCAAACTCAAACATTGACTCTGTGAAGCTAGAATCAGCAAGAGATGAAGACATTGTCTTGAGTTCATTTACTTACTCCTTCGTCCCTGTACCTGACTCGCTGATGGAGCGATGGACAGAAGCCAATCTAGACTTAATAGTATTGGAAAATCAATTGAAATCTGAAGACTCACTATGCAAATCAAATAGTCTTAGGAGTTTAGGGATGGATGCATTGAGTATATCGAATTGAATAAAGTAATCACTTTGCCAGTCTTGTGATCTTTGAGCTTGTCGGTTGGTCGTTTTATCCCAAGAGGGGTAAACCCTAAATCCTCTTTTGCCTCCTTTGTTGGGAGTGTTGAGTATTCCTTTTTCTATCAAGATAGATTTTGAGAAAATGAATAGACCTAGATTTTTATCTTTTTTGGTTAGGATAATGATCAAATCAAGTGTGTCTGAACCATCTAAAGGTTGAATTGACCCCTTTGGGTCTCTCTTCCAGAGCGTCACGAATTGCCCCGTTTTGGTAGGGGTGATTTTGGCAGATCGGTAGACGACTTTTTTGTCATTCAACTCAAAGCGACAAGCATTATATTCTTGGCTTTCGGATTCGAGAGCAAAATATTGCAACTTCAGTCCAAGAGGAGAGAATACTAGTTTGTCAGTGAGTGAGAGGTCTGTGAAAGGCGACTTAGGGTGAGGCGTAGTTGGATACATTTTGATTATACCTCCAACTGATAAGCAATGTTGCCAGTTGGAGGTATTTGTTTTAGTTTCTTGGAGGACCCTGCTTCTTGGATTTTTCTCTCATAGCAGTGAATTTTTCTATTTGTTCATCGGTTAATATCGCTTCAATTTCTTGAGTCATTGCCTCCATAGTTTCCTTTGATGGTCTTTGTCCAGATGATGGTTTGGGATACTTTTTATGAATCTCTTCCCATTGTGTCACTTGGTCGTCTGTCAAACTCAATTCTTTTGTGATTTCCTCTATGCTCATTTCAGGTGGAGGGCCTTGTTTACTACCTTTTTGTCCTTGAGCCATCAGTCCAGTACCAAGACACAATAGGGCTGTGATCATTACTATTTGTTTCATCTTTTATATTTCTAAATTTTACAATTATTGTTTAAGAATTTTTATATCAGCTATTAATTGATTTAATGAGGACTTGTTGAGTCCATTGTATATGCCACGTATGTGACGGTTTTGGTCCACGAGAATGAAATTTTCTGTATGTAGGAAATCATCGGGTGATTTGCTTCTACCTAAATTCTCTTCAACAAAATAATGATTCCGACCAAGCTCATAAATTTGGGTGCGGTCACCAGTCAGCAGGTGCCACTTTCCATCTATGACTTTGTAGTTGTCAGCATACTGTCTCAGTACAGATACACTATCCCGATCGGGTGTGACTGAATGGGACAGTAGCACAATCATGGTGTCGGGTAAGTACTCCTGTTGTAATAGAGACATATTGGTGGTCATCTTGGGACAAATACCTGGGCATGAAGCAAAGAAAAAATCAACAATTAGAATTTTACCTTCTACACTCTGCTCAGTAATAGTTTGACCAGTTTGATTGATGAGTCTAAAAGGAGGAATCTGATGAAAATCAGTAGGTAGCTCATAGTCAGTACTGAACCATTGTGGTGTGAAGCTTGCCTCACTATAGTAGGGTAAAGTATCAGTGGTGCTCGTATTATTTTTGGATTGAGTACAAGCACTGATCATTACTACGCATAATGCCAGCATACGATTAATCATTGATTTCTAGATTTTCTTCAAACAATTCATAGCACAGATTGGCACGTTTAAGGCCATAGATGCGTCCATTCTTTATTTCACAGTTGACATATTGCTTTCCGTTTTTTAACCACGCTTTTTGCATACCCTCTTCTTTTCCCTCGATGATGTGATTTTCCCGTGCCAATTGACCATTATCGAACCATTTTTTCTGTATACCATGTTTGACACCATTCACATACTGGGACTCTGAGCTCATCTGTCCATTTTTCCACCATGATTTGGCAGTTCCATTTAGTCGGTTTTGATGGTAGTAGGATAGTTTTTGTATAGAATTATCAGGATACCATTTTTTGGCGATACCTTCCTTTTTTCCATGGTAGTATCCTGTTCTCTCCATCATGCTACCATCAGGGTACAACGCGATCGCATAGCCTGTAAAGGGTTCATTTTGGTAGTGCCATTGTCCCTTATTAGCTATTAGTATCAATTTATCCTTTGTTATTTGTATATCATCAATTGCAACTGGTATCTCTGTCATTTCTGATGAGTGACAAGATATCATCAGAAGACAGGGCCATAATAATCCTGCATAATTAATTAATTGCATTAGGTGTCCCCATATATTCACCAGGGAAGAGGATGTAATATTGATTGAGGTATAGCTCATTTTTTATGTGATAGTGATATTCTGCTACATCAGTATGTTGTGTGACACTGGTATGTCCTCCCGATTCGTCTAGGTCAGTTGGATATGTTTCAGTTGCATGGCATTTTCTACCATAGATGAAAAATCCATCCGCTATGATTCCAATGAGGACATCATCATCATATGACCAAGCTGCAGGCTCAAGGTGATAATGATACTCGGCTGGACCAATATGCCCGCCTGAATAATCGAGACTTGATGCAGCTTCATTCAAAGCACCATTTCCTTCTTGATCATTGAAAATGGCAGCTCCACTAACGGCAATGCCGATGGCTCCTAGTGAAGTTGACGTTGATTGACTGGCCAATTGAGGATTAGCAGATACTCTCAAGGTTGCGTCGGCATTATAGTTGGGAATCAATGAAGGAGTCAAACTTACCGTAGGTTCTTCTTTGTAGAGCGCATTGGTTTTTCCCCAATATACAGAGCTATGGTTAGGACGACCTGTCGTCTCGATGACTATTTGAGTCCCATCTATGTAGATGTCAGTCTCGTTAGTGTCAAATTCAGCAAAAGCAGCATGCAGTTCTGTGACTGTGTTTTCATCGCTATCATCATTTGCATGTATATCATCATTTTGACATGCAATGAACGAGTAGGAGAGGAACAACAATATGAGCAGAGGAATTGTCTTGATAACTATCTGTTTGTTTTTCATTTGTATTGGCTTATTAATAGTTATTTAGACGAACTTTATTTAGTGTCCCCTCGGAGGAGGGTGATTATTTTTTTCTTTATGCAAAAGAAGAGATATCAATTGATCTACAACTTGATCAAAACTGGATAGTTGTGATTCATTGCAAATATTTTTTAGTTCTTCAAAGTGCTGGTAGGTCGCGATTGTTTTTTCTGATTCTAGGGATTGAATTTGGAGGATCAAATCTTCATGATTGTCCTTGGTATGGTTGTTTGTTTTGAGTGTGGAAAAATATAGTTTAAGTATTTCCTTCTGTTTGTTGTTGATCTGCCTCATCGACTGGTCGTGTGACTGTGCCGATCGTTCGTATGCTTCCTTTTGTTGTGGTGATAGTTGTAGTTGTTCGCTGATTTGGATTAATACTTGACCATTAGGCCTAGGTTTGTGCGGAGGATGATTTTGGATAAGTAGGTATATAAGAATACCATTGAGTATCATCATGCAACCAAGCCCAACTTTGAATATTGTATTACTATTCATAACTCATATATGTTATAGTCTGAAACAAGATTGTCATAGGTCTGATCGGTCTGAGTGGAGGTGGGCTGACTGTAATAATTTTTGATCAATATGATATTACTAGATATCAATAGTACTAGCACAGCTGCTACACTCATCCATCCTTTTGAGGAAGTCCTGTTGCTTCTTTGGTCTATTTTTCTTTGAATCTTTTCGAAGACATTAGGAGCTGCTTGTGCTCTTTCTGTCCCTTTCAAGCTATTCATTATGTCCTCTTTCCAGTTGTCCATGTTTCTTTAGACGTGTTTAATTGTTGTGTACCTCGTTCTGGGAAATATTTTTCTAGGTCTTTCTTGAGATTAGCCTTGGCACGTTGTATCAGTGATTCCACTGCTTTTCTTGTGATCTTCATTACATCTGCTGTTTCTTGTTGTGATAGATCTTCTATATGTGTAAGTATAAAAGCAGTTTTTTGATTATCGGGCAACTTCTTGATTACTTTGAACAGCGTAGCAGCATTTTCTTGGTTTTCTA is part of the Reichenbachiella agarivorans genome and harbors:
- a CDS encoding thioredoxin family protein; this encodes MLRKILATFLILFVFASIGFLFWQQELQYILPTPIPADYKIVPVNEVLSINDSSLTPQHKPRFYHFFKPTCPCSRFNVKYFNILRRNYESQVDFIVVLPEGSDYQEALDYFDKDQVLTIDQDMRLAHEFGVYSTPQAVIVTADQKLYYRGNYNKARYCTDPGSNFAQMAMDSLIQHRQAPDFGLLSTVSYGCGLPNEDFNIWTLNL
- a CDS encoding doxx family protein; amino-acid sequence: MSVKEISDRIDFRFHQLVDRYSLVLLELSIGLTYLWFGILKFFPSSSPAEVLAADTMEIMTFHLVNTGWLIKGLATWEVLIGLSLILRFRSKYVLYLLLVHMGGTLSPMIIFPEQIFVYPPFGFTLVGQYIMKNFIIISAALVIYSKSNNR
- a CDS encoding vanadium-dependent haloperoxidase — encoded protein: MNRLLHTAIIIAILLTSCTSDQKEEAYVPMGQDNIAYKWGKIALEATANDTDMFKPRPTITSRFLGLIFTSIFDAWTRYDEKATPVYLTGVERRPLEELTTKNKEIAISYAAYRALSEYYYSDSTMYREFMISMGLDPYNVSMDPTTPEGIGNLAAKAVIDARRNDGSNQYGELSADGKPYWDYTQYSPVNSVDENVDLIRWQPKYFKDSEGKQFAPSCLTPYWQLVKPLMLDSSSQYRPGPPPAIGSEQLAAEVKEVIDLQANLTDEHRALVEFMRDGPKSVQQAGHWLLFAQQVSVRDHHTLDDDVKMYFYVESVAMDGFIACWDAKMHYDFARPFALVHDYYQDQVIKAWGGPGIGMTEMKGQDWRPYSPDSFLCPPFPSYVSGHSTISGGCAEALRLFTGKDEFGSSVKLVPGIMTEPENLGDTVTLHFPTFTKAGEMAGISRVMGGYHIQADNIEGLNLGRNIAQDIWKKYQKLIGEYANIDESQAGI
- a CDS encoding MepB family protein, coding for MYPTTPHPKSPFTDLSLTDKLVFSPLGLKLQYFALESESQEYNACRFELNDKKVVYRSAKITPTKTGQFVTLWKRDPKGSIQPLDGSDTLDLIIILTKKDKNLGLFIFSKSILIEKGILNTPNKGGKRGFRVYPSWDKTTNRQAQRSQDWQSDYFIQFDILNASIPKLLRLFDLHSESSDFN
- a CDS encoding Spy/CpxP family protein refolding chaperone, yielding MKQIVMITALLCLGTGLMAQGQKGSKQGPPPEMSIEEITKELSLTDDQVTQWEEIHKKYPKPSSGQRPSKETMEAMTQEIEAILTDEQIEKFTAMREKSKKQGPPRN
- a CDS encoding SCO family protein, yielding MINRMLALCVVMISACTQSKNNTSTTDTLPYYSEASFTPQWFSTDYELPTDFHQIPPFRLINQTGQTITEQSVEGKILIVDFFFASCPGICPKMTTNMSLLQQEYLPDTMIVLLSHSVTPDRDSVSVLRQYADNYKVIDGKWHLLTGDRTQIYELGRNHYFVEENLGRSKSPDDFLHTENFILVDQNRHIRGIYNGLNKSSLNQLIADIKILKQ
- a CDS encoding toxin-antitoxin system YwqK family antitoxin, producing the protein MILIANKGQWHYQNEPFTGYAIALYPDGSMMERTGYYHGKKEGIAKKWYPDNSIQKLSYYHQNRLNGTAKSWWKNGQMSSESQYVNGVKHGIQKKWFDNGQLARENHIIEGKEEGMQKAWLKNGKQYVNCEIKNGRIYGLKRANLCYELFEENLEIND
- a CDS encoding YHYH protein, giving the protein MKNKQIVIKTIPLLILLFLSYSFIACQNDDIHANDDSDENTVTELHAAFAEFDTNETDIYIDGTQIVIETTGRPNHSSVYWGKTNALYKEEPTVSLTPSLIPNYNADATLRVSANPQLASQSTSTSLGAIGIAVSGAAIFNDQEGNGALNEAASSLDYSGGHIGPAEYHYHLEPAAWSYDDDVLIGIIADGFFIYGRKCHATETYPTDLDESGGHTSVTQHTDVAEYHYHIKNELYLNQYYILFPGEYMGTPNAIN